From a single Raphanus sativus cultivar WK10039 chromosome 3, ASM80110v3, whole genome shotgun sequence genomic region:
- the LOC108847564 gene encoding casein kinase 1-like protein 12, protein MEARVGNKFRLGRKIGSGSFGEIHLGTHLQTNEEVAIKLENAKTKHPQLLYESKLYRLLQGGTGVPNVKWFGVEGDYNVLVMDLLGPSLEDLFNFCSRKLSLKSVLMLADQMINRVEYFHSKSFLHRDLKPDNFLMGLGRRANQVYIIDFGLAKKYRDNTTHQHIPYRENKNLTGTARYASMNTHLGIEQSRRDDLESLGYILMYFLKGSLPWQGLKAGTKKQKYERISEKKVSTSIESLCRGYPSEFASYFHYCRSLRFDDKPDYGYLKRIFRDLFIREGFQFDYVFDWTILKYQQSQLTAPPSRGPAAGTSSALPPGLTSMDRYGGEEDGGRPPMDSSRRRTSGALENSGNLSSAAVRAPMMPSSSLFGQSAGSSRRVTSEELQRSRTGSGLRNSGMVSSSSERKRSSSTRKHYDSAVKGIETLQVSDERYH, encoded by the exons ATGGAGGCTCGTGTGGGAAACAAGTTTCGGCTCGGACGCAAAATCGGAAGCGGCTCTTTTGGAGAGATCCATCTCG GTACTCATCTTCAAACCAATGAAGAAGTCGCCATTAAGCTT GAAAATGCCAAGACAAAGCATCCACAGCTGCTCTATGAATCCAAATTATACAGACTTCTACAGGGAGGAA CTGGTGTTCCGAATGTCAAGTGGTTCGGTGTTGAAGGCGACTACAATGTTCTGGTCATGGATCTACTTGGGCCTAGTCTTGAAGACTTGTTCAATTTCTGTAGCAGGAAACTTTCTCTCAAGTCCGTCCTCATGCTTGCTGATCAAATG ATAAACCGTGTTGAGTATTTCCATTCGAAATCATTCCTCCACCGAGATCTCAAGCCTGACAACTTCCTCATGGGGTTAGGAAGACGCGCCAACCAG GTATACATCATCGACTTTGGTCTTGCTAAGAAGTACAGGGATAACACTACCCATCAGCACATTCCTTACAG AGAAAATAAGAATCTCACTGGAACCGCAAGATATGCTAGTATGAATACTCACTTGGGAATTG AACAAAGCAGAAGGGATGATTTAGAATCTCTTGGTTACATCCTCATGTATTTCCTCAAAGGAAG TCTTCCATGGCAAGGGCTTAAAGCTGGAACCAAGAAACAAAAGTATGAAAGAATCAGCGAAAAGAAAGTCTCTACATCCATTGAG TCCTTATGCCGTGGCTACCCATCTGAATTCGCATCTTACTTCCATTACTGCCGCTCCCTCCGGTTTGATGATAAACCAGACTACGGTTATCTCAAAAGAATATTCAGAGATCTCTTCATCCGTGAAG GGTTTCAATTCGATTATGTCTTTGACTGGACCATACTGAAGTACCAACAGTCACAACTAACAGCTCCTCCATCCCGTGGCCCTGCGGCTGGAACCAGTTCGGCTTTGCCTCCAGGATTAACCAGCATGGATAGATACGGAG GTGAGGAAGATGGAGGGAGACCACCGATGGATTCGTCAAGAAGGAGAACGTCAGGAGCTCTCGAGAACTCTGGCAACTTGTCATCAGCTGCTGTTAGAGCTCCAATG atGCCAAGCTCGTCGCTGTTCGGACAGTCAGCAGGATCATCGAGGAGAGTGACGTCTGAGGAGCTACAGAGAAGCCGTACGGGAAGTGGATTAAGAAACTCTGGGATGGTTTCTTCATCGTCTGAAAGGAAGAGATCTTCTTCCACTAGGAAACATTACGATTCTGCTGTCAAAGGCATTGAGACTCTCCAAGTCTCTGACGAAAGGTACCATTGA
- the LOC130509272 gene encoding lycopene epsilon cyclase, chloroplastic-like: protein MRSLHVANRVPMVLSLLSSSRLSKALFQVTVKRKHNEERKSQIPSLATYTSIEQRNNGVKRVSSSSSRLTCKMECVGARNFAAMTVTAFPSSRRRFPLVKRYSFRNLRRGLCRVVRASGGGGSGGSESCVAVREDYADEEDFVKAGGSEITFVQMQQNKDMDEEQSKLVDKLPLISIGDGALDLVVIGCGPAGLALAAESAKLGLKVGLIGPDLPFTNNYGVWEDEFNDLGLQKCIEHVWRDTIVYLDDNNPITIGRAYGRVSRRLLHEELLRRCAESGVSYLSSKVESITEAPDGLRLVSCERNTVVPCRLATVASGAASGKLLQYELGGPRVCVQTAYGVEVEVENSPYDPEQMVFMDYRDYTNQKARSLEAEYPTFLYAMPMTKTRVFFEETCLASKDVMPFDLLKKKLMLRLDTLGIRILKTYEEEWSYIPVGGSLPNTEQKNLAFGAAASMVHPATGYSVVRSLSEAPTYASVIADILKHESTTSLTKHINSNISRQAWDTLWPQERKRQRAFFLFGLALIVQLDIGGIRSFFHTFFRLPKWMWQGFLGSTLTSGDLVPFALYMFVIAPNNLRKGLINHLVSDPTGATMIKTYLRL from the exons ATGAGATCATTACACGTGGCGAATAGAGTCCCTATGGTTCTATCCTTGTTATCGTCCTCTCGTCTCTCTAAAGCCCTTTTCCAAGTCACTGTGAAAAGGAAACATAACGAAGAAAGAAAAAGCCAGATTCCTTCCCTTGCTACTTATACTTCAATAGAACAGCGCAACAATGGTGTGAAGAGagtttcttcgtcttcttctcgCTTAACTTGTAAAATGGAGTGTGTTGGTGCTCGCAATTTCGCTGCAATGACGGTCACAGCTTTCCCGTCTTCTCGGAGGAGGTTTCCGCTGGTCAAAAGATACAGTTTCAGGAATCTTCGGCGTGGTTTGTGTAGAGTCGTCAGAGCTAGCGGCGGCGGAGGCTCCGGTGGTAGTGAGAGCTGCGTTGCGGTGAGGGAGGATTACGCCGACGAGGAAGATTTCGTGAAGGCTGGTGGCTCGGAGATTACGTTCGTTCAAATGCAGCAGAACAAAGACATGGATGAAGAACAGTCCAAGCTCGTTGATAAG TTACCTCTTATATCAATTGGTGATGGTGCTTTGGACCTAGTGGTTATTGGTTGCGGTCCTGCTGGTTTAGCCTTGGCTGCTGAATCAGCTAAGTTAGGTCTAAAAGTTGGACTCATTGGTCCGGACCTTCCTTTCACTAACAACTACGGTGTTTGGGAAGATGAATTCAACg ATCTTGGGTTGCAAAAATGTATTGAGCATGTATGGAGAGATACTATTGTCTATCTAGACGATAACAATCCCATTACAATTGGTCGTGCTTATGGAAGAGTTAGTCGAAGGTTACTTCACGAGGAGCTCTTGAGGAG GTGTGCCGAGTCAGGTGTCTCGTATCTTAGCTCAAAAGTTGAGAGCATAACAGAAGCTCCCGATGGCCTTAGGCTCGTTTCCTGTGAAAGAAACACCGTTGTTCCCTGCAGGCTTGCCACTGTTGCTTCTGGAGCAGCTTCGGGGAAGCTCTTGCAATACGAACTCGGAGGGCCTAGAGTCTGTGTTCAAACTGCATACGGCGTGGAGGTTGAG GTGGAAAACAGTCCATATGATCCAGAGCAGATGGTTTTTATGGACTACAGAGATTATACGAACCAGAAAGCTCGGAGCTTGGAAGCTGAGTATCCAACGTTTCTTTACGCCATGCCTATGACAAAGACAAGAGTGTTCTTTGAG GAGACATGTCTGGCCTCAAAAGATGTCATGCCCTTTGATTTGCTTAAAAAGAAACTCATGTTGAGATTAGATACACTCGGAATCCGAATTCTAAAGACTTATGAAgag GAATGGTCTTATATCCCGGTAGGTGGTTCCTTGCCAAACACTGAACAAAAGAATCTCGCCTTTGGTGCTGCTGCTAGCATGGTACATCCCGCCACAG GCTATTCAGTTGTGAGATCTTTGTCTGAAGCTCCAACATACGCATCAGTCATCGCGGATATACTAAAACACGAGTCCACTACTTCCTTAACCAAACACATCAACAGCAATATTTCAAGACAAG CTTGGGATACTTTATGGCCACAAGAAAGGAAACGACAAAGAGCATTCTTTCTCTTCGGCCTTGCACTCATAGTCCAACTCGATATCGGAGGCATTAGGAGCTTCTTCCACACTTTCTTCCGCCTTCCAAAATG GATGTGGCAAGGGTTTCTAGGATCAACATTAACATCAGGAGATTTGGTTCCTTTTGCTTTGTACATGTTCGTCATTGCACCAAACAATTTAAGAAAAGGTCTTATTAATCACCTGGTCTCTGATCCAACCGGAGCCACCATGATTAAAACCTATCTCAGACTATGA
- the LOC130509271 gene encoding putative FBD-associated F-box protein At5g56560, with translation MMEEPSLSELPDDLILKIFSLLPFFKESVATNLLKKRREDLMFDDNYKSHESLVKFTSFAYGSLSFNKSQIVDIRLSRGYSASDISFLLKLAVKRSVRKLRIRTFGKTLELPRCLSICVTLKSLVLYEVRIKVVPPCFRLSSLKNLHLLSVKFSVHESLERFLKSCHDIEHLVIHNVLFKTVLPCRLLPSLKSMRLISTNFWENESAASLLRICPVLKDLVVDQTKVFSSNVCASITCSALKTLILGGLTINAVPPSFSMPSLKAMQLLSVKFSGGESVLSLLQKCPVLEDLVVNQTQVFDSNECTMSSCRTLKKLTLSELSIKAVPPWFRLPSLKTLHLLSVKFSGEESIASFLPVCPVLECLVVDRTKDDSVMFEDVPVWFCLPSLKSLHLLSVKFSDEESFSKLIERCPVLEDLVINNTLDDNVMIFNIDTPSLRSLSIVNSIRKNPHVMEKHGFVINAPSLEKINFKDTFSNLLVFEHMPAVTEANIQVICGQSKKFIGSFTSIRQLSVCSLSSETPYPSGTIFPYLEHLELCTCSAGWANLLVCILKDAPTLRYLKLKSQHGADYNDPMNYWNKPTAVPECLSTHLEIMEWRQYEGTEEVMNVAAYILANARCLKTATFSTRCGDKHHSMLRELRSLKRGSDTCQLLFD, from the exons atgatggaggaacCGAGCCTCAGTGAGTTGCCAGATGATTTGATCTTGAAGATATTCTCATTGCTTCCGTTTTTCAAAGAGAGCGTTGCAACAAATCTCTTAAAAAAACGTCGCGAGGATCTCATGTTTGATGATAATTATAAATCACACGAGAGTTTAGTGAAGTTTACGAGTTTTGCTTACGGATCTTTGTCGTTCAACAAGTCTCAAATTGTAGACATCAGGCTTAGCCGGGGATATTCAGCTTCAGACATCAGCTTTTTGCTTAAACTTGCGGTTAAGCGGTCAGTAAGAAAGCTGAGGATCCGGACGTTTGGAAAAACCCTAGAACTGCCGAGATGCTTGAGTATTTGCGTGACCCTAAAGTCATTGGTACTCTATGAAGTAAGGATCAAGGTTGTTCCTCCTTGCTTTCGTTTGTCATCACTCAAGAATCTGCACCTTTTATCGGTCAAGTTCTCAGTCCACGAGTCTCTTGAAAGGTTTCTAAAATCGTGCCATGATATTGAACACTTGGTTATACATAACGTGTTGTTCAAGACTGTTCTGCCTTGCCGTCTTTTGCCGTCACTCAAAAGCATGCGCCTTATTTCGACTAATTTCTGGGAAAACGAATCTGCTGCAAGTCTTTTGAGAATCTGTCCTGTTCTTAAAGATTTGGTTGTGGACCAGACCAAAGTATTCAGTAGTAACGTGTGTGCTTCTATCACTTGCAGTGCCCTAAAAACATTGATACTCGGTGGACTAACTATCaacgctgttccaccatcgTTTTCCATGCCATCACTCAAAGCTATGCAACTTTTGTCTGTTAAGTTCTCTGGAGGCGAATCAGTTTTAAGTCTTTTACAAAAATGCCCTGTTCTTGAGGATTTGGTTGTTAACCAAACACAAGTATTCGATAGTAATGAGTGTACTATGAGTAGTTGCAGAACATTAAAAAAGTTGACGCTCAGTGAACTAAGTATCAAGGCGGTTCCGCCTTGGTTTCGCTTGCCATCGCTCAAAACTCTGCACCTTTTATCGGTCAAGTTCTCGGGTGAAGAATCCATTGCAAGTTTCTTACCGGTTTGCCCTGTTCTCGAATGTTTGGTTGTGGACCGAACCAAAGACGACAGTGTGATGTTCGAGGACGTtccggtttggttttgtttgccATCACTCAAGAGTCTGCACCTTTTATCTGTTAAATTCTCGGACGAAGAATCTTTTTCCAAGCTTATAGAAAGATGCCCGGTTCTCGAAGATTTGGTTATAAACAACACCTTGGATGACAATGTGATGATATTCAACATCGATACACCTTCTTTGAGGAGCTTATCTATCGTTAACTCTATAAGAAAAAATCCCCACGTTATGGAAAAGCATGGGTTTGTGATAAATGCTCCTTCTTTGgagaaaataaactttaaagatACATTCAGTAACCTTCTAGTGTTTGAGCATATGCCAGCGGTGACCGAGGCTAATATCCAGGTTATTTGTGGCCAGTCTAAAAAGTTCATAGGATCTTTTACCTCAATCCGTCAACTATCTGTATGTTCTCTATCTTCAGAG ACTCCATATCCTAGTGGCACTATCTTCCCTTATCTTGAACATCTAGAGCTATGTACATGTTCTGCGGGATGGGCCAATCTACTTGTTTGTATACTTAAAGACGCTCCAACACTCAGATATCTCAAGCTTAAGTCG CAACATGGTGCCGATTACAATGATCCGATGAATTACTGGAACAAACCAACAGCTGTTCCAGAATGTTTATCAACGCATCTCGAGATCATGGAATGGAGACAATATGAAGGCACAGAGGAAGTGATGAACGTGGCTGCTTACATACTAGCAAACGCAAGATGTTTAAAGACGGCTACGTTCTCAACAAGATGTGGAGACAAACATCACAGCATGCTCAGAGAGTTAAGGAGTCTGAAGAGAGGTTCAGATACATGTCAATTATTGTTTGACTAA